GCAAAACCTGTAACTGCAAAGAAGATGAAATACCCGTATAATGACTTCAGGATTGCTCCTTTCTCCTGCCCGACAATGACTGACCAGCCAATACCTTTTACAGGTGCAATGGATACATAGAAGATATTGCCCTTGTCTTTTGCATCTGCAATTTCCATATCAATACTGGCTCCTGCAAGTGCCTTCTCCCGTACGCGTGCGTCAGGGTATTTCGTTATGTTCTCCTGATAGGGAACAGTAGTGCTGAATATCATGTTTCCTTCCTGGTCGAGGAGGGTAATACTCTTTCTGGGATCTATTGTATTTGCCCTGATGAAGGCGGCGAGGAAGACGGTGTGCTGGATGCTGCCAAGTATCCCGATGACCTTACCTTTCTTGTCTAATATAGGAACAGATACAGCAATAGCGAGATCTTTTTCCAGGACAATCAAACGGAATACTGTAGAAATATAGGGTCTCCATTTCCTGCTTACCCCTTTATACCAGTCAAGGTGAACATAGTTCTTGCCGTAGGATTCTTTACTCACCGGGTAATTTGCCCAGACGGTTCCATATTGGTCGCTGACAAAGAGGACATCGATTTCAGTGTGGTGCTCGCTTAAGGATTTCAGGTGAGGGATGATGTGGCGAAAGTCCTTCTTCTTTACTGCATCGATGAAGAGCGGGCGTTGTACGTAGGATTCCAGGATACTGGTAGCTGCCATCTGATGTTCATGTATGAGCGAGGAGAGGAAATTCGCTGTTACTTTGTTTTCATTGATTGTATTCTGTAATACATACTGATATTGGTTGAGTATGATGGAAAAGGTGATGAGAAAAGTAATAATAAAGATAACCGCAATTATTACGGCATATAATTTCTTCCCTTCAAATAAGGTTTTCATACATG
This portion of the Pseudomonadota bacterium genome encodes:
- a CDS encoding cache domain-containing protein, with the translated sequence MKTLFEGKKLYAVIIAVIFIITFLITFSIILNQYQYVLQNTINENKVTANFLSSLIHEHQMAATSILESYVQRPLFIDAVKKKDFRHIIPHLKSLSEHHTEIDVLFVSDQYGTVWANYPVSKESYGKNYVHLDWYKGVSRKWRPYISTVFRLIVLEKDLAIAVSVPILDKKGKVIGILGSIQHTVFLAAFIRANTIDPRKSITLLDQEGNMIFSTTVPYQENITKYPDARVREKALAGASIDMEIADAKDKGNIFYVSIAPVKGIGWSVIVGQEKGAILKSLYGYFIFFAVTGFAIFLFLAVALLYFRREYKYRKTKELLQAEAKFHAIADYTYDWENWFGPDGKLIWVNSAVFRFTGYSVNECFAMN